From one Streptomyces sp. R41 genomic stretch:
- a CDS encoding CsbD family protein yields the protein MAKNQKARAKTEQVKGKAEEAAGRAVGDERLTAEGKAEQVKGDTRQAKEKMKDIFRHSR from the coding sequence GTGGCCAAGAACCAGAAGGCGCGGGCCAAGACGGAGCAGGTCAAGGGCAAGGCCGAGGAGGCCGCCGGGCGTGCTGTCGGCGACGAGCGTCTGACTGCCGAAGGCAAGGCGGAGCAGGTGAAGGGTGACACCCGCCAGGCCAAGGAAAAGATGAAGGACATCTTCCGGCACTCACGATGA